One window from the genome of Pyrus communis chromosome 16, drPyrComm1.1, whole genome shotgun sequence encodes:
- the LOC137719593 gene encoding F-box/kelch-repeat protein At3g06240-like codes for MKRKRRSAASAATQMVKNDEHIQQLGTNITDIPKPFIHDVLLKLPTRNIIACKCVCKTWYGLISDPEFTKLHFSQAQPFPMIRPLDPSRVSRTLYLAEPEDGSGFDLRKCTCKINYDRSGCGKSYIHMKLTKYKIPLRNADEVIDSQGNVASSVGGRKHHGRKRKPCIRIRPNHHKYKVVNSCNGFLCLSSPFSNDPVVVCNPITGEFIHLPESASKCEKENESYDCGFGFNPKTNEYKVLRIFQQREPYTKVAEVHTLGTDSWKFVGPAPFFLSMLEHTTNVKGALYSFYYESLGYKIYSFDLDTEKFESIPSPPIRLEKSHTVSMGVLGDCLCLCDYDVLRIKFWVLEVHGAQKIWRQKISVNTENCGRWPYGLYKSMNYLKNGALLMFHSRTNSFFYRHPRGYRKAIYLKIRGFKSDFEAISHVPSLISLKDTLVGSDVKVLNIHSRCAQLRLLGESKALFLDEEIAELASDFNLSDSGGEDEDEDEE; via the exons atgaaaaggaaaagaaggtcAGCAGCTTCTGCTGCCACCCAAATGGTGAAAAACGATGAACACATTCAACAACTGGGGACTAACATAACGGATATTCCAAAGCCTTTCATTCACGATGTTCTACTGAAGCTCCCGACGAGGAACATTATTGCGTGCAAGTGTGTATGCAAGACTTGGTATGGTCTAATTTCGGACCCCGAATTTACTAAGTTGCACTTTTCACAAGCACAGCCCTTTCCCATGATCCGGCCCCTGGATCCGTCCCGTGTGTCAAGAACCCTTTACTTGGCTGAGCCGGAAGACGGGTCTGGTTTTGACTTGAGGAAATGCACCTGTAAGATTAACTATGATCGGTCTGGGTGTGGAAAGTCTTATATCCACATGAAACTCACCAAATACAAAATCCCGTTGCGCAATGCGGATGAGGTAATCGATAGCCAGGGCAATGTGGCGAGTTCGGTGGGTGGGAGGAAACATCATGGCAGGAAACGGAAGCCTTGTATCAGGATAAGGCCGAATCATCACAAGTACAAGGTGGTGAATTCGTGTAACGGCTTCCTTTGCCTGTCTAGTCCATTCTCTAATGACCCTGTTGTTGTCTGCAATCCGATCACCGGTGAGTTTATACACCTCCCGGAATCAGCCTCTAAGTGCGAGAAGGAAAATGAATCGTATGATTGTGGATTTGGATTCAATCCAAAGACAAATGAATATAAGGTGTTGAGAATATTTCAGCAAAGGGAACCCTACACTAAAGTGGCTGAGGTGCACACACTTGGGACAGACTCATGGAAATTTGTTGGTCCTGCTCCATTCTTCCTATCCATGCTAGAACACACCACCAATGTGAAAGGAGCACTTTATTCGTTCTACTACGAGAGTTTAGGTTATAAAATATACTCTTTTGACTTGGACACCGAAAAGTTCGAATCTATTCCATCACCTCCTATTCGACTGGAGAAATCTCATACTGTGAGCATGGGAGTTTTGGGAGATTGCCTTTGTTTGTGTGATTATGACGTTTTACGCATCAAGTTTTGGGTATTGGAAGTTCACGGTGCACAGAAAATATGGAGGCAGAAGATTTCTGTTAATACCGAAAATTGTGGAAGGTGGCCATATGGCTTATATAAATCGATGAACTACTTAAAGAATGGGGCATTGTTGATGTTTCATTCTCGTACTAATTCCTTCTTCTACCGTCACCCAAGAGGCTATCGTAAGGCCATTTATCTTAAGATTCGTGGGTTTAAGTCGGATTTTGAAGCAATTAGTCATGTTCCAAGCTTGATTTCACTCAAGGACACTCTGGTGGGAAGTGATGTAAAAGTCCTGAATATACATTCAAG GTGCGCACAGTTGAGGCTGCTAGGGGAGTCCAAAGCTCTTTTTCTGGATGAAGAAATTGCGGAGTTGGCATCTGATTTTAATTTGTCCGACAGCGGtggtgaagatgaagatgaagatgaagaatgA
- the LOC137720789 gene encoding LOW QUALITY PROTEIN: leucine-rich repeat receptor-like protein kinase TDR (The sequence of the model RefSeq protein was modified relative to this genomic sequence to represent the inferred CDS: inserted 1 base in 1 codon; deleted 3 bases in 2 codons; added 28 bases not found in genome assembly), whose product MKVPSFSSSSSFPLSLLFFFSLQTSITLCSSSSNSSVSFQLIALLSLKSSLKDPLSSFHDWVPPIPTQTAASPWCSWSGVKCQPDTSQVVSLDLSHRNLSGQIPPQIRHLSSLIHLNLSGNAFHGPLQPAIFELDNLRILDLIHNDFKSEFPARDFEAQVLRVFTAYSNSFTGPLPQEFVKLRYLEQLNLGGSYFDGKXPEGYGTFPKLKLLYLAGNALNGPIPPQLGSLSELTRMEIGYNVYSGGLPAELGMLSNLTYLDVSNAFLLRPSPAGARQLNMLDTLLLFKNRFSGFIPSTIGLLQRLKTLDLSDNQLSGSIPPGIGTLKELTMISLMNNFLVGEIPEKIGELPNLENLLLWNNSLTGLLPQGLGFSGKLLRVDVSSNSLTGPIPPNLCDGNKLQKLILFSNRFTDPLPKTLANCTSLFRLRIQNNQINGSVPTGFGLLPNLTFVDLSGNNFTGTIPEDLGNAEALSYLNISLNPLHSVLPSNIWRAPNLQIFSASSGHLTGKIPDFIGCQSLYKIELQRNDFNGSIPLDIGHCEKLLSLNLSRNSLTGIIPREISALPSITDLDLSRNFLSGTIPSNFENCSTLESFNVSFNLLTGPIPASGSIFPNLHPSSFLGNKGLCGGVLGKPCDTLSAGAMEVRGHEQPKKTAGAIVWIMAAAFGIGLFVLIAGTRCFRANYSRRMDESQQIGPWKLTAFQRLNFTADDVLECLEMSDKIIGMGSTGTVYRAEMPSGEFIAVKKLWGKQKENNSDLIRRRRGVLAEVEVLGNVRHRNIVRLLGCCCNRDITMLLYEYMPNGNLDDLLHGKNKAQNLGADWVTRYKIALGVAQGICYLHHDCNPVIVHRDLKPSNILLDSEMEARVADFGVAKLIQSDESMSVIAGSYGYIAPEYAYTLQVDEKSDIYSYGVVLMEILSGKRSVDAEFGDGNSIVDWVRSKIKTKDGINDILDKNAGAGCAPVREEMMQMLRIALLCTSRNPADRPSMRDVVLMLTEAKPKRKVLGNVGHGHNGSGCAEYHDIPLPQKPSVEC is encoded by the exons cctccttccctctctctctcctcttcttcttctctctccaaACCTCCATAACTCTCTGCTCTTCTTCCTCTAACTCTTCTGTGTCCTTCCAGCTCATTGCTCTGCTCTCCCTCAAATCCTCCCTGAAAGACCCTCTCTCCTCCTTCCACGACTGGGTTCCCCCAATTCCCACCCAAACGGCAGCGTCTCCG TGGTGTTCGTGGTCCGGCGTCAAATGCCAACCGGACACCTCCCAAGTTGTTTCCCTCGACCTCTCCCACCGCAACCTCTCCGGACAAATCCCACCACAAATCCGCCACCTTTCTTCACTAATCCACCTCAATTTGAGCGGCAACGCCTTCCACGGCCCTCTCCAGCCCGCCATTTTCGAGCTCGACAACCTCAGGATCCTCGACCTCATCCACAACGACTTCAAGTCGGAATTTCCCGCCCGGGATTTCGAAGCTCAGGTTTTAAGAGTCTTTACCGCTTACAGTAACAGCTTCACTGGCCCATTGCCTCAAGAATTCGTCAAGCTCCGCTACCTCGAGCAGCTCAACCTCGGTGGAAGTTACTTCGATGGTA ATCCAGAAGGGTATGGAACATTCCCCAAGTTAAAATTGCTCTACCTCGCCGGAAATGCACTCAACGGTCCAATTCCGCCGCAATTGGGTTCCTTATCGGAGCTGACTCGGATGGAGATCGGGTACAACGTGTATTCAGGTGGGCTTCCTGCAGAACTCGGAATGCTGTCAAATCTCACGTACTTGGACGTCTCCAAcgcctttcttctccggccctCTCCCGCCGGAGCTCGGCAACTTAACATGCTTGACACATTGCTGCTCTTCAAGAACCGATTTTCAGGCTTTATCCCATCAACTATCGGCCTCTTACAGAGACTGAAGACGCTCGACTTGTCGGATAATCAGCTTTCCGGCTCAATCCCGCCGGGAATTGGTACACTGAAAGAGCTGACCATGATAAGCTTGATGAACAACTTTCTCGTCGGAGAAATCCCGGAAAAAATCGGAGAGCTGCCCAACTTGGAAAACCTCCTCCTCTGGAACAATTCGCTGACGGGTCTCCTTCCCCAGGGCTTAGGATTCAGCGGGAAGCTCCTGCGAGTTGACGTCTCCTCCAATTCTCTCACCGGCCCGATCCCGCCAAATCTCTGCGACGGCAACAAGCTCCAAAAGCTCATACTTTTCTCCAACCGGTTCACCGACCCTCTTCCCAAAACCTTAGCAAACTGCACTTCTCTGTTCCGACTCCGAATCCAGAACAACCAAATCAACGGGTCAGTTCCGACGGGTTTCGGGTTATTACCCAATCTAACCTTCGTCGATTTGAGCGGCAACAATTTCACAGGCACGATCCCGGAAGATCTCGGCAATGCCGAAGCTCTCAGTTACTTGAACATTTCGCTGAACCCATTGCACTCAGTCCTTCCGTCAAACATCTGGCGTGCACCAAATCTGCAGATCTTCTCTGCTAGCTCCGGCCACCTCACAGGAAAAATCCCCGACTTCATCGGCTGCCAAAGCCTGTACAAGATCGAACTTCAACGTAACGACTTTAACGGCTCGATCCCATTGGACATCGGGCACTGCGAGAAGCTTCTCAGCTTGAATCTAAGCCGCAATTCTCTCACCGGCATTATCCCACGGGAAATCTCCGCTTTGCCCTCCATCACCGACCTCGACCTCTCCCGGAACTTTCTCTCCGGCACGATCCCGTCCAACTTCGAGAACTGTAGCACGTTGGAGAGCTTCAACGTTTCGTTTAATTTGTTGACCGGTCCGATCCCCGCGTCCGGTTCCATTTTCCCGAATCTCCATCCGTCGTCGTTTTTGGGGAATAAAGGTTTATGTGGCGGCGTTTTGGGGAAGCCGTGTGACACCTTGTCGGCCGGAGCCATGGAGGTTCGCGGCCACGAGCAGCCGAAGAAGACGGCGGGCGCGATAGTCTGGATCATGGCCGCTGCTTTCGGTATCGGGCTTTTTGTTCTCATCGCTGGGACCCGCTGCTTCCGCGCGAATTACAGCCGCCGGATGGACGAGAGTCAGCAGATTGGACCGTGGAAATTAACCGCTTTCCAGCGGTTAAATTTCACGGCGGATGATGTGTTGGAGTGTTTGGAGATGAGTGATAAGATCATAGGGATGGGGTCCACG GGGACGGTTTATAGAGCGGAGATGCCAAGTGGCGAGTTTATAGCCGTTAAGAAGCTGTGGGGAAAACAGAAGGAGAACAATAGTGATCTGATCCGACGGCGGAGAGGGGTCCTGGCTGAGGTGGAGGTGTTGGGGAACGTGAGGCACAGGAATATAGTAAGACTGTTGGGGTGCTGCTGCAACAGGGACATCACCATGCTGCTCTACGAGTACATGCCCAACGGGAATTTGGATGATCTGTTGCATGGCAAAAACAAGGCGCAGAATTTGGGTGCGGATTGGGTCACGAGGTACAAGATCGCCCTCGGCGTGGCGCAGGGGATTTGTTACCTGCACCATGACTGTAACCCCGTGATTGTGCACCGTGATCTTAAGCCGAGTAATATCTTGTTGGATAGCGAGATGGAGGCTAGAGTGGCGGATTTTGGGGTGGCCAAGTTGATCCAGAGCGATGAGTCCATGTCCGTCATCGCCGGCTCCTATGGCTACATTGCTCCAG aATATGCTTATACCCTACAAGTGGATGAAAAGAGTGACATATACAGTTATGGTGTGGTGTTGATGGAGATTTTAAGCGGGAAAAGATCGGTGGACGCCGAGTTCGGAGATGGGAACAGCATAGTGGATTGGGTTAGGTCGAAGATCAAGACGAAAGACGGGATCAACGATATTTTGGACAAGAATGCTGGGGCGGGTTGTGCGCCGGTGAGGGAGGAGATGATGCAGATGCTTAGGATTGCTTTGCTCTGCACGAGCCGGAACCCGGCAGACCGGCCGTCGATGAGGGACGTGGTGTTGATGCTGACTGAGGCCAAGCCCAAGAGGAAGGTCCTAGGCAATGTTGGGCATGGTCACAATGGGAGTGGTTGTGCTGAATATCATGATATTCCCTTGCCACAGAAGCCGTCGGTCGAATGTTAA